One genomic window of Elaeis guineensis isolate ETL-2024a chromosome 2, EG11, whole genome shotgun sequence includes the following:
- the LOC105052641 gene encoding putative disease resistance protein RGA3, with the protein MAAEAVGASFASAVIRKLVADSLSIVEEGHLHPGIQDVLTKLRSTLRDIQSLIDDSEGVLTRDPSQAILLEQLKDVFYEADDVLDEFHFKIVSTKLNGDKKVRCIPSCFMYFKNSDLFRYDLQNLKNLEGELKRISDDAKNNLVLVPNREKQRTEVERISASLMFENEVYGRDNEKEEIVKILLSSGGEPESGDKGGVGSSTGLVVNVLTLAGMGGIGKTTLAQLVYNDERVRMHFDTRAWCFVSEDFDIKRISKDLLYVLGHNPSNIHSTEIITTELGLALLNKKFLIVFDDVWNENAHEWEMLRNILTCGARGSKVLVTTRNEMVARIMSTTSTFLVRCLSDDDSWALLKRLAFDDRNLEYETRKKLEPIGKKICRRLGGLPLATKVVGSLLRFNLDEIFWRRILEGELWEYDFASHILPVLRLSYQHLNANLRQCFAYCSIFPQGYMFEKLKLVQMWQAQGYIKLDDRGEMTQEDIGSQWFDELRDRSFFQRAGENRYEMHDLIHDLALWVSSDDCSIVEYELQNIPHRVRHLAVRTDKLDVLKEMRKLKNLRTLLFFGNYDLHEYPKVLEDMFIYLKGLRVLDLSSTPIEKLPYALGGLLHLRYLDISNTKIRLLPSSFSRLCHLQMLNLQGCNFQELPKGMNKLINLRYLYGDSKIVSLIEGIGELTNLQHLKEFPVRQKRGHGIGELKSLKNLQGRLSIKNLENVKTKEEAMEAELENKKHLNALQLEWSSLTGNQPHVEKEVLEGLQPHPNLKKLSIMGYNGIVYPDWMVGNQCLVNLVCVHLHSCHRWEHLPSFGQLPSLKFLYLENMPAVTQIGYWFYGNVDVIFPSLEQLKFVELQNLKEWSEIDSHQFFPCLREIQIKDCCSLTTCPFLSIQSSVREFIIDNCGDLSIALPGCLQSFTSLTLLVISHYHHKMSVSLSNLNALEKLHLEDCPELTIPGGLHSLANLKKLHIEGCPMLNESSLPKQPDVEKGLQSLADLCIDDSILINDGWALLGSLSSLRILNFQHFNHLGYFSKEQELWFHQLTSIQELGISHCLNLERLPAELSPLLSLKKLSITNCPKIMSLPENGLPISLKELQISGCPALGEQCTRGNGPDWPKIAHIPFITIHP; encoded by the coding sequence ATGGCGGCGGAGGCGGTTGGAGCTTCGTTCGCGTCTGCTGTTATTCGTAAGCTTGTCGCCGACTCCCTCTCCATTGTAGAGGAAGGCCATCTCCATCCAGGGATTCAGGATGTGCTGACTAAACTACGGTCTACACTTAGAGACATCCAATCTTTGATCGATGATTCTGAGGGAGTGCTGACAAGAGACCCTAGCCAGGCCATATTGCTAGAGCAACTCAAAGATGTTTTCTATGAGGCGGACGACGTGCTGGACGAATTTCATTTCAAGATCGTTTCCACGAAGCTGAACGGTGACAAGAAGGTGCGATGCATTCCATCCTGTTTTATGTATTTCAAGAATTCAGATTTGTTCCGTTATGACCTCCAAAACTTAAAGAATCTTGAGGGAGAACTTAAGAGAATTTCTGATGATGCCAAGAATAATTTGGTGTTAGTTCCCAACCGTGAAAAGCAGAGAACCGAGGTCGAGAGGATTTCCGCTTCACTTATGTTCGAGAACGAGGTTTACGGGCGAGACAACGAGAAAGAAGAGATCGTAAAAATATTGTTGAGTTCAGGTGGTGAGCCTGAATCAGGGGACAAGGGAGGGGTTGGGAGTAGCACTGGTCTTGTCGTCAATGTCCTTACATTGGCAGGCATGGGCGGAATTGGCAAAACAACTCTTGCACAACTTGTTTACAATGACGAGAGAGTGAGGATGCATTTTGACACAAGAGCGTGGTGTTTTGTGTCTGAGGATTTTGACATCAAAAGGATTTCAAAGGATCTGTTGTACGTGCTAGGTCATAATCCCTCCAATATTCATAGTACGGAAATCATTACTACGGAACTTGGGCTTGCTTTATTAAACAAGAAATTTCTTATTGTCTTTGATGATGTATGGAATGAGAACGCACACGAGTGGGAAATGTTGAGAAACATCTTAACATGCGGTGCAAGAGGGAGCAAGGTTTTGGTAACAACTCGAAATGAAATGGTTGCGAGGATTATGAGCACTACAAGCACTTTTTTGGTACGTTGTCTATCAGACGATGATAGCTGGGCCCTTCTTAAGCGTTTAGCATTTGATGATCGGAATCTAGAATATGAGACAAGGAAGAAACTGGAGCCTATTGGTAAGAAAATCTGTAGAAGGCTTGGAGGTTTGCCATTAGCAACAAAGGTGGTAGGAAGTCTATTGAGATTCAACTTGGACGAGATATTCTGGAGAAGAATCTTGGAAGGTGAATTGTGGGAGTATGATTTTGCATCTCACATCTTGCCAGTTCTCAGGTTGAGTTATCAGCACCTAAATGCGAATTTGAGACAATGCTTTGCTTATTGTTCCATATTCCCTCAGGGATACATGTTCGAGAAACTTAAATTAGTCCAGATGTGGCAAGCACAGGGTTACATTAAACTAGATGACCGAGGGGAAATGACACAGGAGGATATTGGGAGCCAGTGGTTTGATGAGCTAAGAGATAGGTCTTTCTTTCAACGTGCAGGAGAAAACAGATATGAAATGCATGATTTGATTCACGATTTGGCATTATGGGTCTCTTCAGATGATTGTTCTATAGTTGAATATGAGCTTCAAAATATTCCACATAGAGTTCGCCACTTGGCTGTTAGGACTGATAAATTGGATGTGCTTAAGGAAATGAGAAAATTGAAAAACTTGCGTACCCTTTTGTTCTTTGGCAATTATGATTTGCATGAATATCCTAAGGTTCTTGAAGACATGTTCATATATCTGAAAGGCCTTCGTGTGCTGGACCTATCTTCAACTCCCATAGAAAAGTTACCATATGCTCTTGGTGGCTTATTACATCTCCGGTACCTAGACatttctaacaccaaaatcagacTGCTTCCTTCATCTTTTTCTAGGCTTTGCCATCTACAGATGCTGAATTTGCAAGGGTGCAATTTTCAGGAGTTACCGAAAGGCATGAACAAATTAATCAATCTGCGATATTTGTATGGAGATTCTAAAATTGTTTCTCTAATAGAGGGTATTGGAGAACTAACCAACCTCCAACACTTAAAGGAATTTCCTGTCAGGCAGAAGAGGGGGCATGGAATAGGAGAGTTAAAGAGCTTAAAGAATCTTCAAGGGCGACTTTCAATTAAGAATCTTGAGAATGTCAAAACTAAAGAGGAGGCCATGGAGGCTGAGTTGGAGAATAAAAAGCACCTCAATGCATTGCAGTTAGAATGGAGTTCTCTAACAGGAAACCAGCCTCATGTAGAGAAAGAGGTACTTGAAGGGCTCCAACCACATCCCAACCTTAAAAAGCTAAGCATCATGGGCTATAACGGTATTGTCTACCCAGACTGGATGGTAGGGAATCAATGTCTCGTCAATCTAGTATGTGTACATCTCCATTCTTGTCACAGGTGGGAACACCTGCCATCTTTTGGGCAACTTCCCTCCCTCAAGTTTCTATATTTGGAAAATATGCCTGCAGTAACACAAATTGGTTATTGGTTTTATGGCAATGTTGATGTTATCTTTCCATCTCTGGAGCAGCTGAAATTTGTGGAGTTGCAGAATTTGAAGGAGTGGTCAGAAATAGATAGTCATCAGTTCTTTCCTTGCCTCCGTGAAATCCAGATCAAGGACTGCTGCAGCTTAACAACATGTCCCTTCCTCTCTATTCAGTCATCAGTTAGAGAGTTCATAATCGACAATTGCGGTGACCTTAGCATTGCACTACCTGGATGTCTACAAAGCTTCACCTCTCTTACTCTCTTAGTGATCTCTCATTACCACCACAAAATGTCAGTTAGTTTGTCCAACCTCAATGCACTCGAGAAATTACACCTCGAAGATTGCCCAGAGCTGACCATACCAGGTGGGCTTCACTCTCTTGCTAACCTGAAGAAACTACATATTGAAGGATGTCCCATGTTGAATGAGTCCTCGCTGCCTAAGCAACCAGATGTGGAGAAGGGCTTACAATCCCTCGCTGACCTCTGCATAGATGACAGCATCCTAATTAATGATGGATGGGCTCTTCTAGGAAGCCTCTCTTCGCTCAGGATTTTGAATTTCCAGCACTTCAACCATCTTGGTTACTTTAGCAAGGAGCAGGAGTTGTGGTTTCATCAACTAACCTCCATCCAAGAGCTAGGGATATCCCATTGTCTCAATCTCGAGCGCCTGCCTGCTGAATTGTCTCCACTTTTATCCCTCAAAAAACTGAGTATAACAAACTGTCCCAAGATTATGTCACTGCCAGAAAATGGCTTGCCTATTTCACTCAAAGAATTGCAGATCTCAGGATGCCCAGCATTGGGAGAGCAGTGCACAAGAGGGAATGGACCTGATTGGCCAAAGATTGCTCACATCCCTTTCATAACTATACATCCATGA